Proteins from a single region of Pseudopedobacter saltans DSM 12145:
- a CDS encoding DUF4249 domain-containing protein, whose amino-acid sequence MKPLQIYIALFSMLMCSGCKDPFTPEVSAHYRNLLVVEGFIHIGGETTIRISRTGDLQDWQNIKPEKNATVFVEGGGGTSLSGTTGEDGRCVLATQQLDMDEKYRLRIVSNGKTYQTDYLEGKETPEIDSLNFRIEDKGFQIYVNTHDQRNSTRYYNWDYQETWEIRSAFTSAYEYKNGEVVRRDPAVNIEYCWADALSTRILLGSTERLSEDRVTLAPVVHVKGNSVKVAHLYSILVRQYGLTREAYQYLENMKKNTEQIGSIFDSQPSELKGNLYNPSDSQEQVLGWVSAGTISQKRLFISYRDKPEAGSDWVYGQLCEPFTASKDSLLYYLGGRNAIISENRFPQPNGEIFINYTMAKDDCIDCRLRGSNVKPTYWPNN is encoded by the coding sequence ATGAAACCATTGCAAATATATATAGCGTTGTTTAGTATGCTGATGTGTTCGGGGTGCAAAGATCCTTTTACACCCGAAGTATCTGCACATTACCGTAATTTACTGGTGGTAGAAGGGTTTATTCATATAGGTGGTGAAACCACCATTCGTATAAGCCGTACGGGCGATTTGCAAGACTGGCAAAACATTAAGCCCGAAAAGAATGCCACTGTATTTGTAGAAGGCGGTGGAGGAACAAGCCTGAGCGGAACAACAGGAGAGGACGGGAGGTGCGTACTTGCCACACAGCAGTTGGACATGGATGAAAAATACCGGTTAAGGATAGTAAGCAATGGAAAAACCTACCAGACAGACTATCTGGAAGGCAAGGAAACGCCGGAAATAGATAGCTTAAATTTTAGGATAGAAGATAAGGGGTTCCAGATCTATGTAAATACACATGACCAACGCAACAGCACCCGGTACTATAACTGGGATTACCAGGAGACCTGGGAAATAAGATCGGCGTTCACCTCTGCCTATGAATATAAGAACGGAGAGGTAGTTCGCAGAGATCCGGCGGTCAACATAGAATACTGTTGGGCCGATGCCTTATCCACCCGGATATTGCTGGGTAGTACAGAACGGCTTTCAGAAGATAGGGTAACACTCGCTCCCGTTGTACATGTTAAGGGAAACTCTGTAAAAGTAGCGCATCTTTACAGCATTCTGGTAAGGCAATACGGACTGACCCGGGAGGCCTACCAATACCTGGAGAACATGAAGAAGAACACAGAGCAGATAGGAAGCATTTTCGACTCGCAACCCTCCGAATTAAAAGGCAACCTATATAATCCCTCCGACTCTCAGGAGCAGGTTCTTGGTTGGGTCAGTGCAGGTACGATATCGCAAAAGAGACTGTTTATAAGCTACCGCGATAAACCGGAAGCCGGAAGCGACTGGGTGTACGGCCAGCTGTGCGAGCCATTTACGGCATCGAAGGATAGCCTGCTTTACTATCTGGGTGGTAGAAATGCGATTATTTCCGAAAATCGTTTTCCTCAACCCAATGGCGAAATCTTTATTAATTATACCATGGCAAAGGACGATTGCATAGACTGCCGTTTAAGAGGATCGAACGTAAAGCCAACTTATTGGCCGAATAATTAA
- a CDS encoding DUF4249 domain-containing protein, translating into MKPLQIYIALFSMLMCSGCKDPFTPEVSAHYRNLLVVEGFIHIGGETTIRISRTGDLQDWQSIKPEKNATVFVEGNGGTSLSGTTGEDGRCVLATQQLGMDEKYRLRIVSNGKTYQTDYLEGKETPEIDSLNFRIEDKGFQIYVNTHDERNSTRYYNWDYQETWEIRSAFISYFEYKNGQVIDRDPNINITYCWKDEHSSKVLLSSTERFSEDRITNMPVNYIKGNSEKIAHFYSILVKQYGLTREAYQYLENMKKNTEQIGSIFDSQPSELRGNVYCVSDSAEQVIGWISSGKATEKRLFITSNDKPAERDWLFSQRCDALNITKDSLVYYMNGNNGIVDQIGDGLTGEILGYIMAPTVCIDCRLRGSNIKPAYWPN; encoded by the coding sequence ATGAAACCATTGCAAATATATATAGCGTTGTTTAGTATGCTGATGTGTTCGGGGTGCAAAGATCCTTTTACACCCGAAGTATCTGCACATTACCGTAATTTACTGGTAGTAGAAGGATTTATTCATATAGGAGGTGAAACCACCATTCGTATAAGCCGTACGGGCGATTTGCAAGACTGGCAAAGCATCAAACCCGAAAAGAATGCCACTGTATTTGTAGAAGGCAATGGAGGAACAAGCCTGAGCGGAACAACAGGTGAAGACGGGAGGTGCGTACTTGCCACACAGCAGTTGGGCATGGATGAAAAATACCGGTTAAGGATAGTAAGCAATGGAAAAACCTACCAGACAGACTATCTGGAAGGCAAGGAAACGCCGGAGATAGATAGTTTAAATTTTAGGATAGAAGATAAGGGGTTCCAGATCTATGTAAATACGCATGACGAACGCAACAGCACCCGGTACTATAACTGGGATTATCAGGAGACCTGGGAAATAAGATCGGCGTTCATTTCTTATTTCGAGTATAAAAATGGGCAGGTAATAGATAGAGATCCAAACATCAATATAACCTATTGTTGGAAGGATGAACATTCTTCCAAAGTCCTGCTAAGTTCGACGGAGCGTTTTTCAGAAGATAGAATAACAAATATGCCCGTTAACTACATTAAAGGAAATTCTGAAAAGATAGCCCATTTCTACAGTATTTTGGTAAAGCAATACGGGTTAACGCGGGAAGCCTACCAATATCTGGAGAACATGAAGAAAAATACAGAGCAGATAGGTAGTATCTTCGATTCGCAGCCCTCCGAACTTAGAGGAAATGTATATTGTGTTTCTGATAGTGCAGAGCAGGTTATTGGATGGATAAGTTCAGGGAAAGCAACAGAGAAAAGATTATTTATTACTTCAAACGATAAGCCGGCGGAAAGAGACTGGTTGTTTAGCCAAAGATGTGATGCTTTAAATATAACTAAAGACAGTCTCGTTTATTACATGAACGGAAATAATGGAATTGTCGATCAAATTGGGGATGGTTTAACGGGGGAAATTTTAGGTTATATAATGGCTCCCACTGTATGTATAGACTGCCGTTTAAGAGGATCGAACATAAAACCGGCTTACTGGCCGAATTAA
- a CDS encoding TonB-dependent receptor, whose protein sequence is MTKVKKYLFIIVVFFVVFQSKAQEQVESIEINLYNASVKDLAENIEKQGGYRFYYEQTLFDSLKVNINHTKASLKEILNKAFKGTDFKYAIYGKAVFLTKDKEILTELPSQFTGRSKITTQKEDIRLAADISTKTVQIATLENKLYTIGKKTAMSQTTGTLAGNIKNVETGEPISGVSVFVDKPRIGAITNEFGFYSLTLPLGKHEINIRAVGLKDTRRQILLQGDGKLDINLTDEPFSLKEVVITTEKASNIRRTQMGIEKLDIKTIKQVPTVFGEADILRVVLTLPGVKSVGESSTGFNVRGGSVDQNLILFNDATIYNPSHFFGFFSAFNPEVIKDVQLYKGSLPAKYGGRLSSVLELNSREGNKKAFTGTAGIGLITSRLNIEGPLIKDKTSFIVGGRTTYSNWITDLLPEKSGYRGAKASFYDINLHVSHQQNDKNSFYATGYFSNDKSNLATDTTFMYSNQNVSLRWKHSFNNKLYGILSGGYDKYSYNNYSKYKDDVDYKLKFAIGQTNLKTNFNYYPTARWNIDFGGSTIYYKNYQGSLEPYSDKSLVVADILQTEQALESAVFAEHRYDLTDAITLNAGLRYSFFNYLGPANVNIYADGLDKTDANIVTVENYGSKKTIKTYHSPEYRLGARIAITPDFSVKAGYNTQRQYIHMLSNTTSISPTDVWKLSDRNIAPQHGSQVSVGLYKNFKANTIETSIEAYHKKINNFLDYKSGAVLILNHKIEQDVLPTQGKAYGIEFLVKKLTGKLNGWLSYTYSRTLLKTEDVSGSNSINDGKYYPANYDKPHDFTLIGNYRFSHRVSFSLNLTYSTGRPITLPVGKYYYAGGQRLLYSERNQYRIPDYLRSDISFNILGNHKKTQLTHSSWTFGVYNLTGRKNVFSTFFSSENKLINGYQLSIFGTAIPYVNYNIRFK, encoded by the coding sequence ATGACGAAAGTAAAAAAATACCTTTTTATCATCGTAGTGTTTTTTGTAGTCTTCCAAAGTAAAGCGCAGGAACAAGTAGAAAGTATAGAAATAAATCTTTACAATGCTTCTGTAAAAGACCTTGCAGAAAACATAGAAAAACAAGGTGGCTATCGTTTTTACTATGAGCAGACACTTTTTGACAGTCTGAAAGTAAATATCAATCACACAAAAGCTTCTTTAAAAGAGATATTGAACAAAGCCTTTAAAGGCACAGACTTTAAGTACGCTATTTACGGAAAGGCTGTTTTTCTTACCAAAGACAAAGAGATATTAACCGAGCTTCCATCACAGTTTACTGGCAGGTCGAAAATAACAACACAAAAAGAGGACATTCGGCTGGCTGCAGATATTTCTACGAAAACAGTCCAGATAGCAACGCTTGAAAATAAACTGTATACCATTGGGAAAAAGACTGCAATGTCACAGACTACCGGAACCCTTGCCGGGAATATCAAAAATGTAGAAACTGGTGAACCTATTTCGGGAGTATCCGTTTTTGTAGATAAACCGCGTATAGGAGCAATTACCAATGAGTTTGGGTTTTATTCCCTTACCTTGCCTTTAGGAAAACATGAAATTAATATCAGGGCAGTAGGATTAAAAGACACCCGTAGACAAATACTGTTACAGGGCGATGGGAAGCTGGATATAAACCTGACAGATGAGCCATTCTCACTTAAAGAAGTAGTAATCACTACCGAAAAAGCATCCAATATCAGACGCACTCAAATGGGAATAGAAAAACTAGACATCAAAACCATTAAACAGGTGCCTACGGTATTTGGTGAGGCAGATATACTAAGAGTAGTGCTAACGCTTCCGGGTGTTAAATCGGTAGGAGAGTCTAGCACAGGCTTTAACGTACGTGGAGGATCGGTAGACCAGAACCTCATCCTCTTTAACGATGCTACCATATACAATCCATCTCATTTTTTTGGTTTCTTTTCGGCATTCAACCCCGAAGTAATCAAAGATGTACAGCTTTATAAAGGCAGTTTACCCGCAAAATATGGAGGTAGACTATCTTCTGTGCTGGAACTGAACAGCAGAGAAGGAAATAAAAAGGCATTCACCGGAACCGCAGGAATTGGTTTGATAACAAGTCGCTTAAACATAGAAGGACCCCTTATTAAAGACAAGACATCTTTCATTGTGGGTGGTAGAACTACCTACTCCAACTGGATAACCGATCTGTTGCCCGAAAAGTCCGGCTACCGTGGAGCAAAAGCCAGTTTTTACGATATAAACCTTCACGTCAGCCATCAGCAAAACGATAAGAACAGCTTTTATGCCACAGGCTATTTCAGTAATGATAAATCTAATCTGGCAACAGATACCACGTTTATGTACAGTAATCAGAATGTTTCCCTACGATGGAAACACTCTTTTAACAATAAATTATATGGGATACTATCTGGCGGTTATGATAAATACAGTTATAATAACTACAGCAAATATAAAGACGATGTAGACTATAAGCTAAAGTTTGCTATTGGGCAAACCAATCTCAAAACCAATTTCAATTATTATCCAACGGCGAGGTGGAATATAGATTTTGGAGGAAGCACCATTTATTACAAAAACTATCAGGGATCTTTGGAACCTTACAGTGATAAATCCTTAGTTGTTGCTGATATTTTGCAAACAGAGCAGGCATTGGAAAGCGCCGTATTTGCCGAACATCGTTACGATTTAACTGATGCCATTACCCTGAACGCTGGTTTACGCTACTCGTTTTTCAACTATCTGGGGCCGGCAAACGTAAATATCTATGCAGACGGACTCGACAAAACCGATGCAAACATTGTTACGGTAGAGAATTACGGTAGTAAAAAGACAATAAAAACATACCACAGCCCCGAGTATCGTTTAGGGGCAAGAATTGCAATCACTCCTGATTTTTCCGTGAAAGCAGGGTATAATACCCAAAGGCAGTATATACACATGCTTTCCAATACCACATCCATATCGCCAACCGATGTTTGGAAGCTAAGTGACAGGAACATTGCGCCGCAACATGGTAGTCAGGTATCCGTAGGCCTGTATAAGAATTTTAAAGCAAACACCATAGAAACATCTATAGAAGCGTACCATAAGAAGATAAACAACTTTCTCGATTACAAGAGCGGGGCGGTTTTAATACTTAATCATAAAATAGAACAAGATGTGCTGCCAACACAAGGCAAGGCTTACGGGATAGAATTTCTGGTTAAAAAACTTACCGGAAAGCTCAACGGATGGCTAAGCTATACCTACTCCAGAACACTATTGAAAACAGAAGATGTAAGTGGCAGTAATTCTATTAATGATGGAAAGTATTATCCCGCCAATTACGATAAGCCACATGATTTTACCCTGATAGGAAATTACCGCTTTTCGCACCGTGTCAGTTTTTCGCTAAACCTTACTTATAGCACTGGCAGACCAATTACACTTCCAGTTGGCAAATACTATTATGCAGGTGGGCAGCGCCTGCTTTATTCAGAGCGGAATCAATACCGTATACCCGATTATTTACGTTCAGATATATCGTTTAATATACTTGGAAACCATAAAAAAACACAGCTAACGCATAGTTCGTGGACTTTTGGTGTATATAACCTTACAGGAAGGAAAAATGTCTTCTCTACGTTTTTTTCCAGTGAGAATAAGCTGATCAACGGATACCAATTATCCATTTTTGGTACTGCAATCCCTTATGTTAACTATAACATCCGATTTAAATGA